TCGGTGCCAGACGAGCGGATTGCGCTCGTCGTCGGCCATCATGGCGAGTACACGCAGCACGATGATCTCGTGATCGCCGGCTGGATAGTTGTGCTCGATCGTGCACTCCAGCCAGACCGGCGCGCCCTCCAGGAAGATGGCGCCGGATGCTCCTTCGACCGTGCCGAGGCCGGCGAACCGTTCTTCCTTGCTGGGGGACGCGAGTTGGTGTGCCTTGCCGCTGTGCTCCTCGCCCAGGACGGACACTCCGATCGTCTGCGCGCGGGACAGCACCGGCCAGGTCGTCGAGCTGTGCTGCACGGCGAAGGCGACCAGGGGCGGGTCGGCGGAGATCCCGACGGCGAACGACGAAACGATCATGACGGTCGGGTGACCGTGGACCCGCGCCGAGAGGGCGGCGACTCCTGAGGGGAATGCGGCGAACGCTCTCTTCAGCTCGCCGAGATCCGAGGTGAGGGCTTCCATCGTGGTCATCGTGCGGTCCTCGTCCTAGCGGTTTCGAGCACAATGCGGCTCCACTGCCCGGCCCAGCGGGCGAGTGAGTCATCCGTTGTGTAGGTGGAGTCGAGTTGGTAGAGACCCTGCGCGGGGCAGGTCGCACCGAGTTCGACGAGCACTGGTTTGAGCGTGAGTTCGGGGGCGAGCGCGTGCGCTGGTCCCGCACCGAGCATGAGGGGCAACGCCACCTGGTCCGCCAGGCCCGTCGCGGTGGGGAACTGGTCGAGGAAGATCTTGAGCAGGCCGGTGTAGGTGCCTTTGTAGGTGGGTGATGCCGCGATCACGATGTCGGCGGACCGCACGAGTTCGACGGCCGCGGTGACCTCCGGGTCGCCCCAGGCGACCAGGCCGGCCCCGAGCGCGGCGACTTCGAGGACCTCGCAGTCCAGATCGAGGGCTGCGGCGAGGCGTTCGGCGGCGTCACGGGTGCGCGAGCCGGGCTTGGGGTTTCCGATGACGGCGACAGCCTTCATCAGGCGACTCCTGTCGGTAGAGGGGGCGCGGCGGCGGACGCCGCGGGAGAGTCGGCTCCGGGACGGTCGACTCGCAGGAGCACGGATGCGAGGAGGCAGAGCAGTCCGGTGGCGGCGAGTCCGCCGAGGGTGGGGGCGTAGCCGAACCCGGCCAGGAGAACGGCGCAGGCCGCGCTGCCCAGCACCGCGCCGAGTTGCTTCATGGCGTTGAAGGTCCCCGACGCTGCCCCGACCTCGTCCGGAGCGACCGTGGTCACCGCCGCGATCGACAGCGGTGACCAGACGAACGAGTTGGCCACTCCGTACACCGCGAAGGCGGCGGTCAGTGCGGGGACCGGTGCGTCCATCGCGACGAGTAC
The nucleotide sequence above comes from Streptomyces sp. NL15-2K. Encoded proteins:
- a CDS encoding NAD(P)H-dependent oxidoreductase; this encodes MKAVAVIGNPKPGSRTRDAAERLAAALDLDCEVLEVAALGAGLVAWGDPEVTAAVELVRSADIVIAASPTYKGTYTGLLKIFLDQFPTATGLADQVALPLMLGAGPAHALAPELTLKPVLVELGATCPAQGLYQLDSTYTTDDSLARWAGQWSRIVLETARTRTAR
- a CDS encoding flavin reductase family protein, which gives rise to MTTMEALTSDLGELKRAFAAFPSGVAALSARVHGHPTVMIVSSFAVGISADPPLVAFAVQHSSTTWPVLSRAQTIGVSVLGEEHSGKAHQLASPSKEERFAGLGTVEGASGAIFLEGAPVWLECTIEHNYPAGDHEIIVLRVLAMMADDERNPLVWHRRTFKMLAD